A stretch of Lathyrus oleraceus cultivar Zhongwan6 chromosome 6, CAAS_Psat_ZW6_1.0, whole genome shotgun sequence DNA encodes these proteins:
- the LOC127096647 gene encoding patatin-like protein 2 — MEGVTKLSVEQIQPPTYGNLITILSIDGGGIRGLIPAAIIEFLESHLQELDGDDARLADYFDVISGTSTGGLVTAMLAAPDQNNRPLFAAKDIKPFYLEHCPKIFTQHRGIGGMMLAKVMRSLGGPKYDGKYLHEVVRQKLGDIKLNETITNIVIPTFDIKTLQPIIFSSYQIKKTPCLNAKLSDICISTSAAPTYLPAHSFINKDEEAGKEEEFNLIDGGVCANNPALVAMNEVTKQIINQSPDFFPIKPLEYGRFLIISIGTGTAKNEEKFNAQMAAKWGLLDWLTHSGSNPLIDVFTQSSGDMVDFHLSAVTQALHSEDNYLRIQDDTLTGIDSSVDIATEENLKKLCQIGENLLKKPVSRVNLENGHFEPLKSGETNEDALKRLAKILSQERRLREMRSPHTSRGRKNRHLA; from the exons ATGGAGGGTGTCACAAAGTTATCTGTCGAACAAATTCAACCTCCTACTTATGGAAACTTAATAACCATTCTTAGCATTGATGGTGGTGGCATTAGGGGTCTCATCCCTGCTGCAATTATTGAATTCCTTGAATCTCATCTTCAG GAATTGGATGGTGACGATGCAAGACTTGCAGACTACTTTGATGTAATATCAGGAACAAGTACAGGTGGTCTTGTTACGGCCATGTTAGCTGCTCCGGATCAAAACAATCGTCCACTTTTTGCTGCCAAAGATATCAAACCCTTCTACCTTGAACACTGCCCAAAAATATTCACACAACATAG AGGCATAGGTGGGATGATGTTAGCAAAGGTAATGAGATCTCTTGGAGGACCTAAATATGATGGAAAATATCTTCATGAAGTTGTAAGACAGAAACTTGGTGACATAAAGTTGAATGAAACCATCACCAACATTGTTATTCCTACATTTGATATAAAGACTTTGCAACCAATTATTTTCTCATCTTATCAG ATTAAGAAAACTCCTTGTTTGAATGCGAAACTATCGGACATATGCATTAGTACATCTGCTGCACCTACTTATCTTCCTGCTCATAGCTTCATAAATAAAGATGAAGAAGCTGGAAAAGAAGAAGAGTTCAATCTTATTGATGGCGGTGTTTGTGCAAATAATCCG GCTTTAGTTGCTATGAATGAAGTAACAAAGCAAATCATCAATCAAAGTCCTGATTTCTTTCCAATTAAGCCTTTGGAATATGGTAGATTTCTGATCATTTCAATAGGGACTGGAACAGCAAAAAATGAGGAAAAGTTTAATGCACAAATGGCTGCAAAATGGGGATTATTGGATTGGCTAACGCATAGTGGTTCTAATCCTTTAATTGATGTTTTTACTCAATCAAGTGGTGACATGGTTGATTTTCATTTATCTGCTGTTACTCAAGCTCTTCATTCGGAAGATAATTACCTTAGAATTCAG GATGATACCTTGACTGGAATAGATTCTTCCGTGGACATTGCTACCGAGGAAAACTTGAAGAAACTTTGCCAAATAGGTGAAAACTTATTGAAGAAACCAGTTTCTAGGGTTAATTTAGAAAATGGTCACTTTGAGCCACTGAAAAGTGGAGAAACTAATGAAGATGCTCTCAAGAG GCTTGCAAAAATACTTTCACAAGAGAGGAGACTTCGCGAAATGAGATCCCCGCATACAAGTAGAGGCAGAAAAAATCGGCATCTAGCTTAA